The following proteins are co-located in the uncultured Propionivibrio sp. genome:
- a CDS encoding alpha/beta hydrolase-fold protein, whose translation MRYSAVSCVVAAFATLAATVLPLGTAAAGEPAWAPVVVPAVRQGDIRSARTGHDYRIYVSEPAGPPPPAGYPVLYVLDGNAMFPVAAFLARRVADRRTVTGWTPPLVVGIGYPQAGDFDVPARTRDYTPGDDAQLSETSGGADRFLDFIENEVKPLVARQHRVDPGRQAVFGHSFGGLLVLHAWLTRPTMFSSFLASSPSIWWNERRVLQALDKPLAGADSRLLMTVGSLEDQPPGGNVSREIRETLARRPMVSEARSLARRLQDSPAGKDRVRFVELEGEDHGSAWLPALTRGVRAFADPRP comes from the coding sequence ATGCGATATTCAGCAGTCTCCTGCGTCGTCGCCGCATTTGCCACCCTCGCCGCCACCGTGCTGCCTCTGGGCACCGCGGCGGCGGGCGAGCCGGCCTGGGCGCCGGTGGTCGTGCCGGCGGTGCGGCAGGGCGATATCCGTTCCGCGCGTACCGGCCACGACTATCGGATCTATGTGTCGGAGCCAGCCGGTCCGCCGCCACCGGCGGGGTATCCGGTGCTGTATGTCCTCGACGGCAATGCCATGTTTCCGGTGGCGGCATTCCTGGCCCGGCGCGTCGCCGATCGTCGCACGGTGACCGGCTGGACGCCGCCGCTGGTGGTCGGCATCGGCTATCCGCAGGCCGGCGATTTCGATGTGCCGGCCCGCACCCGGGATTACACGCCGGGTGACGATGCCCAACTGTCGGAGACGTCCGGTGGCGCCGATCGGTTTCTCGACTTCATCGAGAACGAGGTCAAACCGCTGGTCGCCCGGCAGCATCGCGTCGATCCCGGACGTCAGGCGGTTTTCGGGCATTCGTTTGGCGGACTCCTGGTGCTGCACGCCTGGCTGACCCGGCCGACGATGTTCTCCAGCTTCCTGGCGTCGAGCCCGTCGATCTGGTGGAACGAGCGCCGGGTGTTGCAGGCGCTGGACAAACCGCTCGCCGGCGCGGACTCGCGCCTGCTCATGACGGTCGGGTCGCTGGAAGACCAGCCGCCGGGCGGGAATGTCTCGCGCGAAATCCGCGAAACCCTTGCCCGCCGTCCGATGGTGTCGGAAGCGCGCAGCCTCGCCCGGCGCCTGCAGGATTCGCCCGCCGGCAAGGATCGCGTGCGCTTTGTCGAACTTGAGGGTGAGGATCATGGCTCCGCCTGGCTGCCCGCGCTGACCCGGGGCGTGCGGGCTTTTGCCGACCCCCGACCATGA
- a CDS encoding TonB-dependent siderophore receptor: protein MAHPPASKHFFNETARGAVSLAVQSMFIGLAVGSLAFPQTVRAQEHSGDAGSRETVLTPVTVTDTAGVSNVPAPYAGGQVATGAAIGILGNQDVLDTPFNVTSYTAELMQDQQARSIADVVANDPSVRFTTSNGHAYENFRVRGFDVNQSDVSINGMFGMAPTGHVPVEIFERVEVLKGPSALFSGMAPGGGVGGVVNLVPKRAGETPLTRASVGYQSAGQYGASLDVGRRSSGNGSLGARVNAAFSDGGTELDGQTKTRELLSAALDYRGNALTASVDAYHVKESFRGGTPAMFWFSSSAIPAAPNPATNQFKAGYGTLESNAAIVRADYAINRTLSAFASVGVMNHDYWGFINGTHVRNINAAGTSTTTTTSGQRGYNNNVASEAGLRARVATGSVSHELVLQASNLDQVAGSSVNTSAAFTTNIYDPANPVMAAVPTAAPKTSETGLSSLALVDTLSFYEDKIRLTLGARNQTVKTTNYNTSGAATSTYDKTVTTPAVAIVVKPWGPSLSLYANYVEGLSKGDTVTNTAATNYGKVFAPYQTEQKEVGVKWNAGVLANTASLFEINKPTLVTIGNSANPTYTDGGEKRVRGLEWNTFGEIARNVRLLGGATYSQGVQTKTAYGQNDGKVAIGVPRWQGNIGSEWDIPGVAGLTLSGRVIATSSQYLDSANTQRIPGWAQLDVGARYTDRIGDGRKVVYRLNVVNLFNRYYYAGSFSDSTPIATLGQARTVMASATMDF from the coding sequence ATGGCACATCCCCCCGCGTCAAAACACTTTTTCAACGAGACGGCGCGTGGCGCGGTTTCGCTCGCAGTGCAAAGCATGTTCATCGGACTTGCCGTCGGGAGTCTGGCGTTTCCCCAGACGGTGAGGGCACAGGAGCATTCGGGCGACGCCGGTTCGCGCGAAACCGTGCTGACGCCGGTCACCGTGACAGACACGGCCGGCGTATCGAACGTGCCGGCGCCGTACGCGGGCGGGCAGGTTGCCACGGGGGCGGCGATCGGGATCCTTGGCAATCAGGACGTTCTCGATACGCCGTTCAATGTCACGAGTTATACCGCCGAACTCATGCAGGATCAGCAGGCGCGGTCGATTGCCGATGTCGTGGCAAACGATCCGTCGGTGCGGTTCACCACCTCGAACGGCCACGCCTATGAGAATTTCCGTGTTCGCGGGTTCGACGTCAATCAAAGCGATGTTTCCATCAACGGGATGTTCGGCATGGCGCCCACCGGGCATGTGCCGGTGGAGATCTTCGAACGCGTCGAGGTACTGAAGGGGCCGAGCGCGCTGTTCAGCGGCATGGCGCCTGGCGGTGGCGTCGGCGGCGTCGTCAACCTTGTGCCGAAGCGGGCCGGCGAGACGCCGCTGACGCGCGCGTCGGTGGGTTATCAGTCGGCCGGGCAGTACGGCGCAAGCCTCGATGTCGGTCGTCGCAGCAGCGGCAACGGGAGCCTTGGTGCGCGGGTCAATGCCGCCTTCAGCGACGGAGGCACCGAACTCGACGGCCAGACCAAGACGCGCGAACTCTTGTCGGCGGCCCTCGATTACCGCGGCAATGCCCTGACGGCGTCGGTCGATGCCTATCACGTCAAGGAATCCTTCCGCGGCGGCACGCCGGCCATGTTCTGGTTCAGTTCTTCCGCCATTCCCGCGGCGCCCAATCCGGCCACCAACCAGTTCAAGGCGGGTTACGGGACACTGGAAAGCAACGCCGCGATCGTCCGGGCCGACTATGCGATCAACCGGACCCTCTCGGCCTTTGCCAGCGTCGGCGTCATGAATCATGACTATTGGGGGTTCATCAACGGCACCCACGTGCGCAACATCAATGCAGCGGGAACCAGCACCACGACGACGACATCGGGGCAGCGCGGCTACAACAACAACGTCGCGTCGGAAGCCGGACTGCGTGCGCGTGTCGCGACCGGAAGCGTCTCGCATGAACTGGTCTTGCAGGCGAGCAACCTGGATCAGGTCGCCGGTTCCTCGGTTAATACGTCCGCCGCCTTCACGACGAATATTTACGACCCGGCCAACCCGGTCATGGCGGCCGTGCCGACGGCGGCGCCCAAGACCAGCGAGACCGGGCTCTCCAGCCTGGCGCTCGTCGATACGCTGTCGTTCTATGAGGACAAGATACGGCTGACACTCGGCGCGCGTAACCAGACCGTCAAGACCACCAACTACAACACGAGCGGCGCCGCGACCTCGACCTATGACAAAACGGTCACCACGCCGGCGGTTGCGATCGTCGTCAAGCCGTGGGGACCGTCGCTTTCGCTCTATGCCAATTACGTTGAGGGGCTGAGCAAGGGCGATACCGTCACCAACACCGCCGCGACCAATTACGGCAAGGTGTTCGCGCCGTACCAGACCGAGCAGAAGGAGGTCGGCGTCAAGTGGAATGCTGGTGTGCTGGCCAATACGGCGAGTCTGTTCGAGATCAACAAGCCGACCCTGGTGACGATCGGCAACAGCGCCAATCCGACCTACACCGACGGCGGCGAAAAACGCGTTCGTGGTCTCGAATGGAATACCTTCGGCGAAATTGCGCGCAACGTCCGCTTGTTGGGTGGCGCGACCTATTCGCAAGGGGTTCAGACCAAGACCGCCTACGGCCAGAATGACGGCAAGGTTGCCATCGGCGTGCCGCGCTGGCAGGGCAACATCGGTTCCGAATGGGATATTCCCGGCGTTGCCGGCCTGACGTTGAGCGGCCGCGTCATCGCGACGAGCAGCCAGTATCTCGATTCGGCCAATACCCAGCGCATTCCCGGCTGGGCCCAGCTCGACGTCGGCGCGCGCTATACCGACCGGATTGGCGACGGTCGCAAGGTCGTTTATCGGCTGAATGTCGTCAACCTGTTCAACCGGTATTACTACGCCGGCTCGTTCAGCGATTCGACGCCGATCGCGACGCTCGGCCAGGCGCGCACGGTGATGGCGTCGGCGACCATGGATTTCTAG
- a CDS encoding PepSY-associated TM helix domain-containing protein, whose amino-acid sequence MKADILRIYKSIHTWTGILCGMALFIAFYAGALTVFKAPLTQWASPPAAHEAVPLANAEALIARTLAARPEVARDFTLQLQEVPASSARLVWRVAGKNADEHDGGGARHYEARLDANGMATAEERHPLRLGEFIDTLHRVVGLPVDNDPNRWFMGVVSLLYALALVSGIILVSPTLVRDFFALRVGRNLKRLLLDAHNVVGIVSLPFHLVMALTAVVFAFHDEIYLLQNRFLYDGNLPAIMQGARKPAEAGVPRHPADMLAPQELIARVRAVAPGFTPDSLQYLQVTGARAVVRVWCKDSGAIQPRARGGFAAIDPYSGKILSQDFLPGRQSTAALVVSSFFALHMAAFGGTAVQWMYFVLGIGGAWLFYSGNLLWIESRRRKAQGLEGAQLGERRDVRIMAALTAGICLGSVCGISATLVATKWLVHLGLAPDGWYAPIYYATFFACIGWSFLKGEDRAPVHLLYLAAALTLAMPVSTAVLLNAPDLASLAIGDMRTLTVDLSAFVGALGLAAMAAALAAKRRRRMLQDGSDRPVGDAGSPSSVGAGRLH is encoded by the coding sequence ATGAAGGCCGATATCCTGCGTATCTACAAGTCGATCCATACCTGGACCGGCATTCTCTGCGGCATGGCGCTGTTCATCGCCTTTTATGCCGGTGCGCTGACCGTCTTCAAGGCGCCGCTGACGCAATGGGCGTCTCCGCCGGCAGCGCATGAAGCGGTGCCGCTGGCGAACGCCGAGGCGCTCATCGCCCGGACGCTGGCCGCGCGCCCGGAGGTCGCCCGGGACTTCACGCTCCAGTTGCAGGAAGTGCCCGCGTCATCGGCGCGTCTGGTCTGGCGGGTCGCGGGAAAAAACGCGGACGAACACGACGGTGGCGGCGCGCGGCATTACGAGGCCCGTCTCGATGCGAATGGCATGGCGACGGCCGAAGAACGGCATCCGCTCCGTCTGGGCGAGTTCATCGATACGCTGCACCGCGTTGTCGGGCTGCCCGTCGATAATGATCCGAACCGGTGGTTCATGGGCGTCGTTTCGCTGCTCTATGCGCTGGCGCTGGTGTCCGGCATCATCCTCGTCTCGCCGACGCTGGTCCGGGATTTTTTCGCCTTGCGCGTCGGCCGGAACCTCAAGCGCCTGCTGCTCGACGCCCATAATGTCGTTGGCATCGTCAGCCTGCCGTTTCATCTGGTCATGGCGCTGACCGCGGTGGTCTTTGCCTTTCATGACGAGATCTACCTGTTGCAGAACCGCTTCCTTTATGACGGAAATTTGCCGGCGATCATGCAGGGCGCGCGCAAGCCGGCGGAGGCCGGTGTGCCGCGCCATCCCGCCGACATGCTTGCGCCGCAGGAATTGATCGCACGGGTGCGTGCCGTCGCGCCCGGCTTCACGCCGGATTCGCTGCAGTATCTGCAGGTGACCGGCGCGCGCGCCGTCGTCCGTGTCTGGTGCAAGGACAGTGGCGCCATCCAGCCGCGTGCGCGCGGCGGATTCGCGGCAATCGATCCGTATAGCGGCAAAATTCTCAGCCAGGATTTCCTGCCCGGCCGGCAGAGCACCGCCGCGCTTGTCGTGAGCAGCTTCTTTGCTTTGCACATGGCGGCATTCGGCGGCACTGCCGTGCAGTGGATGTACTTTGTGCTCGGCATCGGCGGCGCCTGGCTGTTCTACAGCGGCAATCTGCTGTGGATCGAAAGTCGCCGGCGCAAGGCGCAAGGTCTGGAGGGCGCGCAGCTCGGGGAGCGTCGGGACGTGCGGATCATGGCCGCGCTGACCGCCGGCATCTGTCTGGGATCCGTCTGCGGCATATCGGCGACGCTGGTGGCGACCAAATGGCTCGTCCACCTGGGTCTGGCGCCGGACGGTTGGTATGCGCCGATCTACTATGCGACCTTTTTCGCCTGCATCGGCTGGTCCTTCCTCAAGGGCGAGGATCGCGCCCCGGTTCATCTCCTCTATCTGGCGGCCGCGCTCACACTGGCGATGCCGGTGTCGACGGCAGTGCTCCTGAACGCGCCGGATCTGGCGTCGCTGGCCATTGGCGATATGCGGACGTTAACGGTCGATCTCTCGGCGTTTGTCGGCGCCCTCGGCCTTGCCGCGATGGCGGCGGCCCTGGCGGCAAAACGCCGCCGGCGCATGCTTCAGGACGGCAGTGATCGACCGGTTGGCGATGCCGGTTCGCCTTCGTCCGTGGGCGCCGGCAGGTTGCATTGA